The following are from one region of the Paenibacillus sabinae T27 genome:
- a CDS encoding ABC-F family ATP-binding cassette domain-containing protein, giving the protein MISTSGVTLRYGKRALFEDVNIKFTPGNCYGLIGANGAGKSTFLKILSGEIEANSGEVHITPGERMAILKQNHFEYDENQVLETVIMGHARLYDIMKEKDALYAKSDFSEADGLRAGELEGEFAELNGWDAEPDAAALLIGLGIPRDLHDKKMAELSGNEKVRVLLAQALFGRPNNLLLDEPTNHLDLESIGWLENFLMDYEGTVIVVSHDRHFLNKVCTHIADIDFGKIQMYVGNYDFWYESSQLALQLQRESNKKKEEKIKELQAFIQRFSANASKSKQATSRKKQLDKITLDDIRPSNRKYPFLNFKPEREAGKQLLTVTSLTKSIEGEKVLDEVGFVVNKGDKIALVGPNGLPKSTLFDVIMGETEAESGEYTWGVTTSQAYFPKDNSKYFDGVELNLVEWLRQYSKDQDETFLRGFLGRMLFSGEEALKKASVLSGGEKVRCMLAKMMLNGANVLVFDEPTNHLDLESITALNNGLIDFDGTILFTSHDHQFIQTIANRIIEITPNGIIDRVMSYDEYLESDEIKELRQRMYPVEV; this is encoded by the coding sequence ATGATCAGCACAAGCGGCGTGACTCTCCGTTACGGAAAACGCGCACTTTTTGAAGATGTAAATATAAAGTTCACTCCAGGGAACTGCTACGGCCTGATCGGAGCCAACGGCGCCGGCAAATCGACGTTTCTGAAAATTCTGTCCGGTGAAATCGAAGCCAACTCCGGCGAAGTTCATATCACGCCAGGCGAACGCATGGCCATATTGAAGCAGAACCACTTCGAATATGACGAAAACCAGGTGCTGGAAACGGTCATTATGGGCCACGCGCGCCTGTATGACATTATGAAGGAGAAGGACGCGCTCTACGCGAAGTCCGACTTCTCCGAAGCCGACGGTCTGCGCGCCGGAGAGCTGGAAGGCGAATTCGCCGAGCTGAACGGCTGGGACGCCGAACCGGATGCCGCCGCGCTCCTGATCGGCCTCGGTATTCCGCGCGACCTGCATGACAAGAAAATGGCGGAGCTCAGCGGCAACGAGAAGGTACGGGTGCTGCTGGCCCAGGCGCTGTTCGGCCGTCCGAACAACCTGCTCCTTGACGAACCTACCAACCACTTGGATCTCGAATCGATTGGCTGGCTGGAGAACTTCCTCATGGACTATGAAGGCACCGTTATTGTCGTATCCCATGACCGTCACTTCCTGAATAAAGTATGTACGCACATCGCGGACATCGACTTCGGCAAAATCCAGATGTATGTCGGCAACTACGACTTCTGGTACGAGTCCAGCCAGTTGGCCCTCCAACTGCAGCGGGAATCCAACAAGAAGAAGGAAGAGAAGATCAAGGAGCTGCAGGCGTTTATTCAGCGCTTCTCGGCCAATGCCTCGAAATCGAAGCAGGCGACGTCGCGGAAGAAGCAGCTCGATAAGATCACGCTGGACGACATCCGTCCGTCCAACCGGAAATATCCGTTCCTGAACTTCAAGCCGGAGCGCGAAGCGGGCAAGCAGCTGCTTACCGTCACCAGCCTGACGAAGTCGATCGAAGGCGAGAAGGTGCTGGACGAAGTCGGCTTTGTCGTCAACAAAGGCGACAAGATTGCCCTCGTCGGCCCGAACGGGCTGCCGAAATCGACGCTGTTCGATGTTATCATGGGCGAAACGGAGGCGGAGTCGGGCGAATACACCTGGGGCGTCACGACCTCCCAGGCCTATTTCCCGAAAGACAACTCCAAATATTTTGACGGTGTGGAGCTGAACCTCGTGGAATGGCTGCGCCAATACTCGAAGGACCAGGACGAGACGTTCCTGCGCGGCTTCCTGGGCCGTATGCTGTTCTCCGGCGAAGAAGCGCTGAAGAAGGCAAGCGTATTGTCCGGGGGCGAGAAGGTGCGCTGCATGCTGGCGAAGATGATGCTGAACGGCGCGAACGTGCTTGTCTTCGACGAGCCGACGAACCACTTGGACCTCGAATCCATCACAGCGCTGAACAACGGGCTGATCGACTTCGACGGCACGATTCTGTTCACTTCGCATGACCATCAGTTCATCCAGACGATCGCCAACCGGATTATCGAAATTACGCCGAACGGCATTATCGACCGCGTGATGAGCTACGATGAGTACCTGGAAAGCGACGAGATCAAGGAACTCCGCCAGCGGATGTATCCGGTGGAAGTGTAA
- the deoC gene encoding deoxyribose-phosphate aldolase, whose translation MSETNLTRMIDHTLLKADARKEDIVKLAEEAKSYKFASVCVNPAWVSVAYEVLKDTPEVKVCTVIGFPLGASTPETKAFETANAIANGAEEVDMVINIGALKDGDDELVKRDIAAVVEAARGKALTKVIIETSLLTEEEKVRACKLSVAAGADYVKTSTGFSTGGATKEDIALMRRTVGPDIGVKASGGVRSAEDALAMVGAGASRIGTSGGVAIAKGEQNIAGY comes from the coding sequence ATGAGTGAAACCAACCTGACTCGGATGATCGATCATACGCTGCTTAAAGCGGATGCCCGTAAAGAAGATATTGTAAAACTGGCCGAGGAAGCCAAAAGCTACAAGTTCGCCTCCGTATGCGTCAATCCGGCCTGGGTTTCCGTCGCCTACGAAGTGCTGAAGGATACGCCGGAGGTGAAGGTATGCACCGTAATCGGCTTTCCGCTGGGAGCTTCTACGCCGGAGACCAAGGCTTTTGAAACGGCGAACGCTATCGCTAACGGAGCGGAAGAGGTCGATATGGTCATCAATATCGGCGCGCTTAAAGATGGCGACGACGAGCTGGTGAAGCGAGATATCGCCGCCGTGGTGGAAGCCGCCCGCGGAAAGGCGCTGACCAAGGTCATTATCGAGACCAGTCTGCTTACGGAAGAAGAGAAGGTCCGCGCCTGCAAGCTGTCGGTGGCAGCCGGAGCCGATTATGTGAAGACATCGACCGGCTTCTCCACCGGCGGCGCGACCAAGGAGGATATTGCGCTCATGCGCAGAACCGTTGGGCCGGACATCGGGGTCAAGGCCTCCGGCGGCGTTCGCAGCGCGGAAGACGCCCTGGCGATGGTCGGAGCGGGAGCCAGCCGGATCGGAACGAGCGGCGGCGTCGCGATTGCCAAAGGCGAGCAGAATATTGCCGGATATTGA
- a CDS encoding heavy metal translocating P-type ATPase, whose amino-acid sequence MQEATKSMPRISSYDEQFKKPGAPKGRKFDPKAMLQNTEMQAALGSGLLMLLAWSLSGWSPALSICLYVVSYTLGGWIKAKEGVKTLVKEHDLDVNLLMIAAALGAASIGYWNEGAMLIFIFALSGALESYTMDRSRKDISSLMALKPATALRIEQGAMNEVAIDDLAIGDLLLVRPGELIPADGTVYRGESSVDQASITGESVPVEKYYGDEVFAGTLNGEGALYIEVTKSAEHTLFSKIVKMVEDAESEVPESQRFIKKFEAIYARIVVALTLALIFLPPFVLNWSWSDTFYKAMVFLVVASPCALVSSIMPAMLSAISRSARKGILFKGGAHLENMAHTAVVAFDKTGTLTEGKPEVTDFIVGEGYHRLELLRVSASIESMSRHPLAEAIVREAENECLEMWSVQDSRSLTGWGVEGVIAGKLWKVGKSNILDEAGTEDGKPALRAEDLAFWREQRATLEKDGKTVSVILDGDQIAGMVALMDTMRPQAEEAVRKLQELGIKVAMLTGDRAATAQAIGVKTGVDLVFADLLPEDKVKHIAALREQYGHTVMVGDGVNDAPALAQATVGMGMGMKGSGAALEVADVVLMNDNIEEIASTISLARRSQRIVKQNMTFAISVIALLIISNFTEGIALPFGVVGHEGSTILVILNGLRLLR is encoded by the coding sequence ATGCAAGAAGCTACGAAATCCATGCCGCGCATCTCGTCGTACGACGAGCAGTTCAAGAAACCGGGAGCGCCCAAAGGAAGAAAATTCGATCCGAAGGCGATGCTTCAAAATACGGAAATGCAAGCGGCGCTTGGAAGCGGGCTGCTTATGCTTCTGGCCTGGAGCCTCAGCGGCTGGTCGCCGGCGCTGTCCATCTGCCTGTATGTTGTCTCCTATACGTTAGGCGGCTGGATCAAAGCGAAAGAGGGAGTGAAAACCCTCGTCAAGGAGCATGACCTCGACGTTAACCTGCTGATGATCGCGGCGGCGCTTGGGGCGGCGTCGATCGGATATTGGAACGAAGGGGCGATGCTGATCTTTATCTTTGCCCTTAGCGGTGCTCTGGAGAGTTATACGATGGACCGCAGCCGCAAGGACATCTCTTCGCTGATGGCGCTCAAGCCGGCGACAGCGCTGCGCATTGAGCAGGGAGCCATGAACGAAGTGGCGATAGACGACTTGGCTATCGGCGATTTGCTGTTGGTGCGCCCGGGCGAGCTGATTCCCGCTGACGGAACCGTGTACCGGGGTGAATCGTCGGTCGACCAGGCGTCGATCACAGGCGAATCGGTACCTGTTGAGAAGTATTACGGGGATGAGGTATTCGCAGGTACGTTAAACGGCGAAGGCGCGCTGTATATCGAAGTCACGAAATCAGCAGAGCATACGCTGTTTTCCAAAATCGTCAAAATGGTGGAGGACGCCGAGTCCGAGGTTCCGGAGAGCCAGCGGTTCATCAAGAAGTTCGAGGCGATTTACGCCCGGATCGTAGTCGCGCTGACGCTTGCACTCATTTTCCTGCCTCCTTTTGTCCTGAACTGGTCCTGGAGCGACACGTTCTATAAAGCGATGGTCTTCCTCGTTGTCGCCTCGCCGTGCGCCCTGGTATCGTCCATTATGCCCGCGATGCTGTCCGCGATTTCTCGGAGCGCGCGCAAAGGCATTCTGTTCAAGGGCGGAGCGCATCTGGAAAATATGGCGCACACCGCTGTCGTCGCTTTTGACAAAACGGGGACGTTGACGGAGGGCAAACCGGAAGTTACCGATTTTATCGTCGGTGAAGGATACCACCGGCTGGAGCTGCTGAGAGTGAGCGCCTCCATCGAGAGCATGTCCCGCCATCCTCTGGCCGAAGCGATTGTACGCGAAGCCGAGAATGAATGCCTGGAGATGTGGAGCGTACAGGATTCCCGCTCTCTGACCGGGTGGGGGGTCGAAGGCGTCATTGCCGGAAAGCTGTGGAAGGTCGGCAAATCCAATATTCTGGATGAAGCGGGCACAGAGGACGGTAAGCCTGCGCTGCGGGCAGAAGATCTGGCATTCTGGAGAGAGCAGCGTGCGACCCTCGAGAAGGACGGCAAGACTGTATCCGTTATTCTGGACGGAGACCAAATCGCCGGCATGGTCGCGCTTATGGATACGATGCGCCCGCAGGCGGAGGAAGCGGTCCGTAAGCTGCAGGAGCTCGGCATCAAGGTGGCGATGCTGACCGGCGACCGGGCGGCCACGGCTCAGGCCATAGGTGTGAAGACGGGCGTCGATCTCGTCTTTGCCGATCTGCTGCCGGAAGACAAAGTGAAGCATATCGCCGCGCTGCGTGAGCAGTACGGCCATACGGTCATGGTCGGCGACGGGGTTAACGACGCGCCGGCACTCGCGCAGGCGACAGTAGGCATGGGGATGGGCATGAAGGGCAGCGGCGCGGCGCTTGAAGTCGCGGATGTGGTGCTGATGAACGACAATATTGAAGAGATTGCGTCGACCATATCGCTCGCCCGCCGCTCCCAGCGGATCGTGAAGCAGAATATGACATTTGCCATCAGCGTCATCGCACTGCTGATTATCAGCAACTTTACCGAGGGAATCGCGCTTCCTTTCGGCGTCGTCGGCCATGAGGGCAGCACCATTCTCGTCATTCTGAACGGACTGCGGCTGCTGCGGTAA
- a CDS encoding glutaredoxin family protein: MEKVVVYTSTNCPHCRQVKSFLSEKGISYEERNIEQNDEYAQQVWDMGMRAVPVTVIGEHKIVGMNKTQFDKVLAAAQ; the protein is encoded by the coding sequence ATGGAAAAAGTTGTGGTGTACACATCCACGAATTGTCCGCACTGCCGTCAGGTGAAGAGCTTTTTGAGCGAGAAGGGCATCTCTTACGAGGAGCGCAACATCGAGCAGAACGACGAATATGCGCAGCAGGTATGGGATATGGGCATGCGCGCCGTGCCTGTAACGGTGATCGGCGAACATAAAATCGTAGGCATGAACAAAACGCAGTTTGACAAGGTCCTTGCGGCTGCGCAATAA
- the trxB gene encoding thioredoxin-disulfide reductase, which produces MYKSIIVGTGPAGLTAAIYLARANLNPLVIEGPQPGGQLTTTTEIENFPGFTDGILGSELMDNMRAQAERFGAKFVSGWVNSVELGERPFKLNVEELGTLETDTLIISTGATAKYLGIPGEQDNVGRGVSTCATCDGFFFRGKEIIVVGGGDSALEEAGFLTRFASKVTLVHRRNELRASKIMQDRVRDNEKVEWGLNRTPLEVLAGDTGVTGLKVLNNETGEEEIIPASGVFVAIGHHPNTAFLGGQITTDANGYIVTTPGTSETNIPGVFACGDVQDTRYRQAITAAGSGCKAAMDAEKYIESLEHSAVML; this is translated from the coding sequence ATGTATAAATCCATTATTGTCGGTACCGGACCGGCCGGACTGACTGCCGCAATCTACCTGGCACGCGCCAATCTGAATCCGCTGGTTATCGAAGGACCGCAGCCGGGAGGCCAGCTTACCACGACGACGGAGATCGAGAATTTTCCGGGATTTACGGATGGAATTCTAGGTTCGGAACTGATGGACAACATGCGGGCTCAGGCTGAGCGTTTCGGAGCGAAATTTGTCAGCGGCTGGGTCAACAGCGTGGAGCTGGGCGAGCGTCCCTTCAAGCTGAACGTTGAAGAACTGGGTACGCTTGAGACCGATACACTGATCATCTCCACCGGTGCTACAGCGAAATACCTGGGCATTCCCGGTGAGCAGGACAATGTGGGCCGGGGCGTCAGCACCTGCGCAACCTGCGACGGCTTCTTTTTCCGGGGCAAGGAGATTATTGTGGTGGGCGGCGGCGACTCCGCGCTGGAGGAAGCTGGCTTCCTGACCCGTTTCGCCTCCAAAGTAACGCTGGTGCACCGCCGGAACGAACTTCGCGCATCCAAGATTATGCAGGACCGTGTCCGCGACAACGAGAAAGTGGAATGGGGTCTGAACCGCACACCGCTTGAAGTTCTGGCGGGAGATACCGGCGTAACCGGGCTGAAGGTGCTGAACAACGAAACCGGCGAAGAAGAGATCATCCCGGCAAGCGGCGTGTTCGTGGCGATCGGCCATCATCCGAATACGGCTTTCCTCGGAGGACAGATTACTACGGACGCGAACGGTTATATCGTAACGACACCGGGCACTTCCGAAACGAACATTCCGGGCGTATTCGCCTGCGGCGACGTGCAGGATACCCGGTACAGACAGGCCATTACGGCCGCAGGCAGCGGCTGCAAGGCGGCTATGGACGCCGAGAAATACATTGAGAGTCTTGAGCACAGCGCGGTTATGCTTTAA
- a CDS encoding homocysteine synthase produces MPEQNSLSFETLAVHAGQQIDPTTFSRAVPLYQTTSYGFRDAEHAANLFGLQEFGNIYTRLMNPTTDVFEQRIAALEGGAAALATASGAAAISFSILNIAGAGDEIVSSSSLYGGTYNLFSTTLPKLGIKVHFVDSANPENFRSAITENTKALYAETIGNPRGDVLDIEAVAAIAHEHGIPLIVDNTFPSPYLLRPIEHGADIVVHSATKFIGGHGTSIGGVIVDGGKFDWKASGKFPGLTEPDPSYHGLVYTDALGPIAYIIKARVQLLRDIGASISPFNSWLLLQGLETLHLRLERHSQNALQVAKFLEAHEDVEWVSYPGLPSHPSYELAQKYLPKGQGAILTFGIKGGSEAGRRVIENVKLFSHLANVGDSKSLIIHPSSTTHQQLSSEEQLSAGVTPELIRLSIGTEAIDDIIGDLQQAIAASRGVIAG; encoded by the coding sequence ATGCCAGAACAAAACAGCCTTTCATTTGAAACCCTAGCCGTCCATGCCGGACAGCAAATCGACCCGACTACATTTTCCCGCGCCGTTCCGCTGTATCAAACCACCTCTTACGGCTTCCGCGATGCGGAGCATGCTGCCAATCTGTTCGGGCTTCAGGAATTCGGAAACATTTATACGCGTCTGATGAATCCGACGACCGATGTGTTCGAGCAGCGGATTGCGGCGCTGGAAGGCGGCGCGGCGGCTCTTGCGACCGCTTCGGGCGCTGCTGCGATTTCCTTCTCTATTCTGAACATCGCCGGAGCCGGAGACGAAATCGTATCCTCTTCAAGCCTGTACGGGGGGACCTACAACCTGTTCTCCACGACGCTTCCGAAGCTTGGCATCAAGGTTCATTTCGTCGATTCGGCCAACCCGGAAAATTTCCGCAGCGCCATCACCGAGAACACCAAGGCGCTATATGCGGAAACGATCGGCAACCCGCGGGGCGATGTGCTGGATATCGAAGCGGTGGCAGCTATTGCGCATGAGCACGGCATTCCGCTCATCGTCGACAATACGTTCCCGAGCCCGTATCTGCTTCGGCCGATCGAGCACGGAGCCGATATTGTCGTTCATTCGGCAACGAAGTTCATCGGCGGCCACGGTACCTCCATCGGCGGCGTAATCGTGGACGGAGGCAAATTCGACTGGAAAGCCAGCGGCAAATTTCCGGGTCTGACGGAGCCCGACCCCAGCTATCACGGACTGGTCTATACCGATGCCCTGGGCCCCATCGCCTATATTATCAAGGCGCGCGTCCAGCTGCTTCGCGATATCGGCGCTTCGATCTCGCCGTTTAACTCCTGGCTGCTGCTGCAAGGCCTCGAGACGCTGCATCTGCGGCTGGAGCGCCACAGCCAGAACGCTCTCCAGGTGGCCAAATTCCTGGAAGCCCACGAGGATGTGGAATGGGTAAGCTACCCGGGGCTGCCGAGCCATCCTTCCTATGAGCTCGCGCAGAAGTATTTGCCCAAAGGCCAGGGAGCGATCCTGACGTTCGGCATCAAGGGAGGAAGCGAAGCGGGCCGCAGAGTGATCGAGAATGTGAAGCTGTTCTCGCATCTGGCGAATGTCGGCGATTCCAAGTCGCTGATCATTCACCCCTCCAGCACAACTCATCAGCAGCTTTCCAGCGAAGAACAGCTGTCGGCGGGCGTGACCCCCGAGCTGATCCGCCTGTCGATCGGCACGGAAGCGATTGACGACATTATAGGCGATTTACAGCAGGCGATTGCAGCCAGCCGAGGAGTAATCGCCGGATAA
- a CDS encoding conserved virulence factor C family protein has product MKITFIEPTPSPHTMKLHLDESLEPGVRRTYTPETLRSAPSWAREMLSIPGVTSVFHTADFAAIERKPSADWAAILREVQSRFGGEASGETDWSLTDESAGASFGEAQVFVQMFRAIPMQIRVKTGASEERIALAPRFTKAVTDVASAVLIKERKLSDYGVRYGDPKDIAREVEQELEAAYPQERLDSLVKQAIEHGAAGGEFVEQRRKRGQDELLQGLASEDWRVRYAALEDLTPSPELLPHIAAALRDPKLQIRRLAVVYLGDLRTPEAMGLLYEAMRDKAPAVRRTAGDTLSDIGDHAATPVMIGALKDDSKIVRWRAARFLYEVGTSEAREALEAAVNDPEFEVGLQARMALERIESGEEAAGTVWQQMAERGRG; this is encoded by the coding sequence ATGAAGATCACATTTATTGAACCGACGCCGAGTCCGCATACGATGAAGCTTCATCTGGATGAAAGTCTCGAGCCTGGGGTACGCCGAACCTATACGCCGGAGACCCTGCGCTCGGCGCCGAGTTGGGCGCGGGAGATGCTGTCCATTCCGGGCGTGACGAGCGTCTTTCATACCGCCGATTTCGCGGCGATTGAGCGCAAGCCATCTGCGGATTGGGCGGCGATCCTCCGCGAGGTGCAGTCCCGCTTCGGCGGTGAAGCATCCGGGGAGACTGACTGGAGCCTGACGGATGAGAGTGCCGGAGCCAGCTTCGGGGAGGCGCAGGTATTCGTCCAGATGTTCCGCGCCATCCCGATGCAGATCCGGGTCAAGACCGGAGCAAGCGAGGAGCGCATCGCGCTGGCGCCGCGGTTCACCAAGGCGGTGACGGATGTCGCGAGCGCCGTCCTCATCAAGGAGCGCAAGCTTAGCGATTACGGCGTCCGCTACGGCGATCCGAAGGACATTGCCCGTGAGGTCGAGCAGGAGCTCGAGGCCGCTTATCCGCAGGAGCGTCTTGATTCGCTCGTGAAGCAAGCGATCGAGCATGGGGCCGCGGGTGGCGAGTTCGTCGAGCAGCGCCGAAAGCGCGGACAGGACGAACTGCTGCAGGGCCTGGCGAGCGAAGACTGGCGCGTGCGCTACGCGGCGCTGGAGGATTTGACACCTTCGCCGGAGCTGCTGCCGCACATCGCCGCCGCCCTGCGCGATCCGAAGCTGCAAATCCGCCGGCTGGCCGTCGTTTACCTCGGCGATCTGCGCACGCCAGAAGCGATGGGGCTATTGTACGAGGCGATGCGGGATAAGGCTCCGGCCGTTCGGCGTACCGCCGGTGACACCCTCTCCGACATCGGCGATCACGCGGCCACGCCGGTCATGATCGGCGCGCTGAAGGACGACAGCAAAATCGTCCGCTGGCGCGCCGCCCGCTTCCTGTACGAAGTCGGCACGTCCGAAGCGCGCGAGGCGCTGGAGGCGGCGGTTAACGATCCCGAGTTCGAAGTCGGGCTCCAGGCGCGCATGGCGCTGGAACGCATCGAATCTGGCGAGGAAGCGGCCGGAACCGTCTGGCAGCAGATGGCGGAACGCGGACGCGGATGA
- a CDS encoding MBL fold metallo-hydrolase, with amino-acid sequence MPKIRYSNIDNISVVKTFKEIREWRAERRRKVKDLSFVVPSVLPQLAYLGANSLDTTITWIGHSTFFIQYEGMNIITDPVWAGRLGLEKRLVPPGMAIGDVPPVDLILISHSHYDHMHVASIRRLYHAKTTVVVPAGLGRKMQRKGFRNCMEMQWWESLNFGGIKLSFVPTQHWTRRTLFDTNTSHWGGFVLEPARPERLAEAGEQGGEGGHKLPPNLYFAGDSGYFPGFKEIGRRFKVHIAMMPIGAYEPEWFMASQHVNPEEAVQAFLDVGAETMIPMHYGAFRLADDTASEALGRMEAARKERGLAGERIRTLGNGETLIIHPEKR; translated from the coding sequence ATGCCCAAAATCCGCTATAGCAATATAGATAATATCAGCGTCGTCAAAACGTTCAAGGAAATCCGCGAGTGGCGCGCAGAGCGGCGGCGAAAGGTTAAAGACCTCTCATTCGTCGTTCCCAGCGTGCTGCCGCAGCTGGCCTATCTGGGTGCGAACAGCCTGGATACCACGATAACCTGGATCGGCCATTCGACGTTTTTTATTCAATATGAAGGAATGAACATCATCACCGACCCGGTTTGGGCCGGGAGATTGGGTTTGGAAAAACGGCTGGTGCCGCCGGGAATGGCGATCGGCGATGTGCCGCCTGTCGACCTGATCCTTATCTCCCACTCCCACTATGACCACATGCATGTGGCGTCGATCCGGAGGTTGTACCATGCGAAGACGACCGTGGTCGTACCCGCGGGGCTGGGACGGAAAATGCAGCGCAAAGGCTTCCGGAACTGCATGGAAATGCAGTGGTGGGAAAGCCTGAATTTCGGCGGCATCAAGCTGTCCTTCGTTCCGACCCAGCACTGGACGCGGCGGACGCTTTTTGATACGAATACCTCGCACTGGGGCGGCTTCGTTCTGGAGCCCGCGCGGCCGGAGCGGCTTGCCGAGGCAGGGGAGCAGGGAGGCGAGGGCGGACATAAGCTGCCGCCCAATCTTTATTTTGCCGGGGACAGCGGTTATTTCCCGGGATTCAAGGAGATTGGAAGACGCTTCAAGGTGCATATCGCCATGATGCCGATCGGCGCGTATGAGCCGGAATGGTTCATGGCCTCGCAGCATGTAAATCCGGAGGAGGCGGTGCAGGCGTTTCTCGATGTGGGCGCGGAGACGATGATTCCGATGCATTACGGCGCGTTCCGGCTCGCTGACGATACGGCGAGCGAAGCGCTGGGCCGGATGGAAGCGGCGCGCAAGGAGCGCGGCCTTGCCGGGGAGCGGATTCGGACGCTCGGAAATGGCGAGACGCTCATTATTCATCCCGAGAAGCGCTAA
- a CDS encoding transglutaminase domain-containing protein, translating to MGKLTKTVLLCMLAAAAVPPAVYWGMDYAYAAASGSAVRSVGDMTQRLSGAMNSRKESVTFTYEGKTSSLKSQIQTALDQVMSGDPYLNYIVDSYSYSYRGGARSAAVSIRLSYRESLQQTAYVNGRVKAILSKIITPGMTGDEKVKAIHDWVVLNLKYDTTYTKFTAYEGLKSGSAVCQGYSLLTYKLLKGAGIANKIVEGTAWQGGTGQSHAWNLVQLNGRWYHLDTTWDDPTPDRKGAVSTAYYLRTDNQMRRDHTWTRAYPAAAVEYSRTLDELAQAGGEKRAVYQKLQRELRYDLYEESAIVDTAADLTRLAQQARSAGEASLLLRYGGSENRLVSDLRQLYKAGFTSLSYKASSFEDTGDLKVELFWQ from the coding sequence ATGGGCAAATTGACTAAAACGGTGCTGCTGTGCATGCTCGCCGCCGCTGCCGTGCCGCCGGCCGTGTATTGGGGGATGGATTACGCCTATGCTGCAGCAAGCGGTAGCGCAGTGCGTTCCGTCGGCGATATGACCCAGCGTCTGAGCGGAGCGATGAACAGCCGCAAGGAGAGCGTCACGTTTACATATGAGGGCAAGACCTCAAGCCTGAAGTCGCAAATTCAAACGGCGCTGGATCAGGTGATGTCGGGCGATCCCTATTTGAATTACATCGTGGACAGCTACAGCTATTCCTACCGGGGCGGGGCACGCTCTGCGGCCGTAAGCATCCGGCTTTCCTACCGCGAATCGCTTCAGCAGACCGCTTACGTCAACGGGCGGGTGAAGGCGATTTTGAGTAAGATTATCACTCCGGGAATGACGGGCGATGAGAAGGTCAAAGCGATCCATGACTGGGTGGTACTGAATCTGAAGTATGATACCACTTACACCAAATTTACGGCGTATGAAGGGCTGAAAAGCGGCAGCGCCGTATGCCAGGGCTATTCGCTGCTGACCTACAAGCTCCTGAAGGGGGCCGGGATTGCGAATAAAATCGTCGAAGGCACCGCCTGGCAAGGGGGGACGGGGCAATCGCACGCCTGGAACCTGGTTCAATTAAACGGACGCTGGTACCACCTGGATACGACCTGGGATGATCCTACACCTGACCGGAAGGGGGCTGTCAGCACGGCTTACTATTTACGCACCGACAATCAGATGCGCCGCGACCATACCTGGACACGCGCCTATCCGGCGGCGGCTGTAGAATACTCACGCACGCTTGATGAATTGGCGCAAGCCGGGGGAGAGAAGCGGGCGGTCTATCAGAAGCTGCAGCGGGAGCTGCGGTACGATTTATATGAGGAAAGCGCCATTGTTGATACAGCGGCCGACCTGACCCGTCTGGCGCAGCAGGCACGGAGTGCGGGAGAAGCTTCACTGCTGCTGCGCTACGGCGGAAGCGAGAACAGGCTGGTGAGCGATCTGCGGCAGCTGTACAAGGCAGGCTTCACAAGCCTGAGCTACAAGGCCTCCTCGTTCGAAGATACAGGAGATTTGAAGGTGGAGCTCTTTTGGCAATAG